From Pseudomonadota bacterium, a single genomic window includes:
- a CDS encoding YggS family pyridoxal phosphate-dependent enzyme: MSEPLTTLAERLNAVRRQIALACARAGRDPAEVTLVAVSKTVPAAAVREAYALGLRDFGENYVQELREKAAQLADLAELRWHFIGPLQRNKAQHVVGTAALIHTVASTALIDRLAALAERGGSTQHLLLQLNLSGEASKSGAGAEALPALLAAIGAHQQRLRCVGLMTMPPLADDPTRSAPHFAALRQLRDRFAPQLAPPRRAAELSMGMSADYAVAIAEGATLLRIGSAIFGER, encoded by the coding sequence ATGAGCGAGCCCTTGACCACCCTCGCGGAGCGCCTCAACGCCGTCCGCCGACAGATCGCGCTCGCCTGTGCGCGGGCAGGACGCGACCCGGCCGAGGTCACGCTCGTGGCGGTGAGCAAGACCGTACCCGCCGCGGCGGTGCGCGAGGCCTACGCCCTCGGTCTGCGCGATTTCGGCGAGAACTACGTGCAGGAGCTGCGCGAGAAGGCAGCGCAGCTCGCTGACCTCGCGGAGCTGCGCTGGCACTTCATCGGGCCCCTGCAGCGGAACAAGGCGCAACACGTGGTCGGTACCGCGGCGCTGATCCACACCGTTGCGTCGACCGCGCTGATCGACCGACTGGCCGCCCTCGCCGAGCGCGGCGGCAGCACGCAGCACCTGCTGCTGCAGCTCAACCTCAGCGGCGAAGCGAGTAAGTCGGGTGCCGGCGCGGAGGCGCTGCCCGCGCTGCTGGCGGCGATCGGAGCCCATCAGCAGCGGCTGCGCTGCGTCGGTCTGATGACCATGCCACCGCTCGCGGACGACCCCACGCGCAGCGCTCCGCACTTTGCTGCGCTGCGCCAGCTTCGCGACCGCTTCGCCCCGCAGCTCGCCCCGCCGCGGCGAGCTGCGGAGCTGTCGATGGGGATGAGCGCCGACTACGCCGTGGCGATCGCCGAGGGCGCGACCCTGCTGCGCATCGGCAGTGCCATTTTTGGCGAGCGCTAG
- the maf gene encoding septum formation protein Maf, with product MSKPSQHAPLVLASASARRRQLLLAAGVAHDVVVSEVDETRLPGEDPAAFASRLARAKAEQVARTRAAVGDGRPVLGADTIVVIDAQVIGKPADRDAARQTLRTLAGRTHEVLTAFCVLWGPRSAQELVRTRVSFKPLGDAELEHYLDHAAWQDKAGAYAVQEHAAYMVRGIDGSYTNVVGLPICETIEALQRLGLLDAALRPLPAPTPTR from the coding sequence ATGTCCAAGCCCTCGCAGCATGCCCCGCTGGTTCTAGCCTCGGCCTCGGCCCGCCGCCGACAGCTCCTGCTCGCCGCAGGGGTCGCGCACGATGTTGTCGTCAGCGAGGTCGACGAGACGCGCCTGCCGGGCGAGGATCCCGCCGCCTTCGCCTCGCGTCTCGCCCGCGCCAAGGCCGAGCAGGTGGCGCGCACCCGCGCGGCGGTGGGCGATGGGCGACCGGTGCTCGGCGCGGATACGATCGTCGTGATTGACGCGCAGGTAATCGGCAAGCCTGCCGACCGCGACGCTGCGCGCCAGACCCTGCGGACCCTCGCCGGTCGGACCCATGAGGTGCTCACCGCCTTCTGCGTGCTCTGGGGCCCGCGCAGCGCCCAAGAGCTCGTACGCACGAGGGTCAGCTTCAAGCCGCTCGGCGACGCCGAGCTCGAGCACTACCTCGACCACGCGGCGTGGCAGGACAAGGCCGGCGCCTACGCGGTGCAGGAGCACGCGGCGTACATGGTGCGCGGCATCGACGGATCCTACACGAACGTCGTCGGACTACCGATCTGCGAGACGATCGAGGCGCTGCAGCGCCTCGGCCTCCTCGACGCCGCCCTCAGGCCTCTGCCCGCGCCCACCCCCACGCGATGA
- a CDS encoding transglycosylase domain-containing protein — translation MRLISRARTAAADLGCHPGPLRRTRLALWIGALLLLPLSAAALWGLGRLEDLARLRFDATLSRSLGVSVSTRAIHLALPLGLRVHDVQVGEHLRIRRIDIDGRLARLWPPRVDLGAVRVVKPRLLLNLGATRPRAAALPRPDAPRPGPSRLREGTALLQRGSAIPAPLADRLARLLPRFARLLRRCQAHRVSVHDGAVALRLGKPSPWLEARLTGIYLQPRVGGALRLIVGPAALRLPGHAVIELASTALELDPQRGTLRRAALFGGRVRQSDQATPGGRRDDEALRLQSARLVALPAGAFRAELRASGASEDGGSLRLAAAFPAGLLHPGGFTLTLDHLALGRLARLLHPAGAHLRGGTADGTLRAWRDGSQWRLNSSLTLVDLVVDHPLLARNAVGPFDLGVAGELTFEAPTGRLASPGLRLTTAATVAIELSGELRLGAGERRVTLSANLPPSPCQQVLAAIPPGLAPKLAGMALSGQVGLRGTIDALAGDFEHGQVTLALAPLACRVLVDPPGADVHLIKRSFTNWITHADGGQRERWTVGAENPSFRPLARIPRHLRAAFVVAEDTHFFDHQGFDPEQLRRALFFNLAQGRALRGASTISQQLVKNVFLDQQRTIARKFQEAVLTWRLEQVVDKRRILEAYLNRIELGPGVYGVERAAQYYFGRSVARLTPLEAVHLAALAPSPRSLAARFARSAPGRAWMRRLHMLLALMQRSGSLSPDERQHWAGRPLTLAQHLRAQ, via the coding sequence ATGCGCCTGATCTCCCGCGCTCGCACCGCAGCGGCGGACCTCGGCTGCCACCCAGGGCCGCTGCGTCGCACGCGGCTCGCCCTTTGGATCGGCGCCCTTCTGCTCTTGCCGCTCAGCGCCGCGGCCCTCTGGGGCCTCGGGCGCCTCGAGGATCTCGCCCGCCTGCGCTTCGACGCCACGCTCAGCCGCTCGCTCGGCGTCTCGGTCAGCACGCGCGCCATTCACCTCGCCCTCCCGCTCGGCCTGCGCGTCCATGATGTGCAGGTGGGTGAGCATCTGCGCATTCGCCGCATCGACATCGACGGCCGACTCGCCCGCCTTTGGCCCCCGCGCGTGGACCTCGGTGCCGTGCGGGTCGTCAAGCCACGCCTCTTGTTGAACCTTGGTGCGACCCGCCCCCGCGCTGCAGCGTTGCCACGGCCCGACGCGCCGCGCCCTGGGCCGAGTCGGCTGCGCGAGGGCACAGCGCTGCTGCAGCGAGGGTCCGCGATCCCCGCTCCCCTCGCCGACCGCCTCGCGCGCTTGCTGCCACGCTTCGCGCGGCTCTTGCGCCGCTGCCAGGCGCATCGCGTCTCGGTCCACGATGGAGCCGTCGCCCTGCGCCTCGGAAAACCAAGCCCCTGGCTCGAGGCCCGCCTGACGGGGATCTATCTGCAGCCGCGGGTCGGCGGCGCGCTGCGTTTGATCGTCGGTCCAGCCGCGCTGCGCCTCCCTGGCCACGCCGTGATCGAGCTGGCGAGCACCGCCCTGGAGCTCGATCCGCAGCGCGGCACGCTGCGCCGCGCCGCGCTCTTCGGCGGGCGGGTGCGACAGAGCGACCAGGCGACGCCCGGGGGCCGAAGGGACGATGAAGCGCTCCGCCTACAATCGGCGCGCCTCGTCGCGCTGCCGGCGGGCGCCTTCCGCGCCGAGCTGCGCGCGAGCGGAGCCTCTGAGGACGGCGGCAGCCTCCGCCTCGCCGCGGCGTTCCCCGCGGGGCTGTTGCATCCCGGAGGCTTCACGCTCACCCTCGATCACCTGGCCCTCGGAAGGCTGGCGCGGCTGCTGCATCCCGCTGGCGCTCACCTGCGCGGCGGGACGGCCGACGGCACGCTGCGCGCCTGGCGCGACGGCAGTCAATGGCGGCTCAACAGCTCGCTGACGCTCGTCGACCTCGTCGTCGACCACCCGCTGCTGGCGCGCAACGCGGTCGGCCCCTTCGACCTTGGGGTGGCCGGCGAGCTGACCTTCGAAGCCCCGACCGGCCGACTGGCCAGCCCGGGTCTTCGGCTGACGACCGCGGCGACCGTCGCGATCGAGCTCAGCGGAGAGCTGCGCCTCGGCGCCGGCGAGCGGCGCGTCACGCTCAGCGCCAACCTGCCCCCCAGCCCCTGCCAGCAGGTCCTGGCCGCGATTCCACCCGGTCTCGCCCCCAAGTTGGCCGGGATGGCGCTGAGCGGTCAGGTGGGGCTACGCGGCACGATCGACGCGCTCGCCGGCGACTTCGAGCACGGCCAGGTGACCTTGGCGCTCGCGCCGCTGGCATGTCGCGTCCTCGTCGACCCCCCGGGCGCCGACGTGCACCTGATCAAGCGCAGCTTCACCAACTGGATCACCCACGCCGACGGCGGGCAGCGCGAACGCTGGACCGTTGGCGCTGAGAACCCGAGCTTTCGCCCCTTGGCGCGGATCCCGCGCCATCTGCGCGCCGCCTTCGTGGTCGCCGAGGACACGCACTTCTTCGACCACCAAGGCTTCGATCCCGAGCAGCTCCGCCGCGCGCTCTTCTTCAACCTGGCGCAGGGACGCGCGCTGCGCGGCGCGAGCACGATCAGCCAGCAACTGGTGAAGAACGTCTTCCTCGACCAACAACGGACGATCGCGCGCAAGTTCCAGGAGGCCGTGCTGACCTGGCGCCTCGAGCAGGTCGTCGACAAGCGCCGGATCCTCGAGGCGTACCTCAATCGAATCGAGCTCGGTCCAGGCGTCTACGGCGTCGAGCGCGCGGCGCAGTACTACTTCGGACGCTCGGTGGCCCGCTTGACGCCGCTCGAGGCGGTACATCTGGCCGCGCTGGCGCCGAGCCCGCGGTCGCTCGCGGCGCGCTTCGCGCGCTCCGCCCCGGGCCGCGCCTGGATGCGCCGGCTGCACATGTTGCTCGCCCTGATGCAGCGCAGCGGCAGCCTATCGCCCGACGAGCGGCAACACTGGGCCGGGCGCCCCTTGACGCTGGCTCAACACCTGCGCGCCCAATAG
- a CDS encoding D-alanine--D-alanine ligase, whose amino-acid sequence MFKDKRVGVLMGGLSAEREISLISGEAVLAALRERGYQAEGLIADAQVDRVLRAAAVDVVFLALHGRWGEDGCVQGLLELMGLPYTGSGVLASALAMHKVKAKEIFRLHNLPTPPYYVLPAAQINELATIHGSFGFPVVVKPAGEGSSLGVSIAGDPSELKAACERAALLDDCLLIERHIGGKEVCVGILNGRALGAIGIVSHNQLFDFDAKYTAGQAHFHVPAKLSAERYRGVLTQAQRAHQALGCSGATRVDMIVSDLGNEYVLEVNTLPGLTPRSLLPRLGEHAGLSYGALVEEILASAALRAGARPRTLAPPAAETASAVEDLRRAAAARA is encoded by the coding sequence ATGTTCAAGGACAAGCGGGTCGGCGTGCTGATGGGCGGCCTGTCGGCCGAGCGCGAGATCTCCCTGATCAGCGGCGAGGCGGTCCTCGCCGCCTTGCGCGAGCGGGGCTACCAGGCCGAGGGACTTATCGCTGACGCGCAGGTCGATCGGGTCTTGCGCGCTGCGGCCGTCGACGTCGTCTTCCTGGCGCTCCACGGGCGTTGGGGCGAGGACGGCTGCGTCCAGGGGCTGCTCGAGCTGATGGGCCTCCCCTATACCGGCAGCGGCGTGCTCGCCAGCGCGCTGGCGATGCATAAGGTCAAGGCCAAGGAGATCTTCCGCCTGCACAATCTTCCGACGCCGCCCTACTACGTATTGCCAGCGGCGCAGATCAACGAGCTCGCCACGATCCACGGCTCCTTCGGCTTCCCGGTGGTGGTCAAACCCGCCGGCGAGGGCTCGAGCCTCGGCGTCTCGATTGCCGGCGACCCGAGCGAGCTGAAGGCGGCCTGTGAACGCGCCGCGCTGCTCGACGATTGCCTGCTGATCGAGCGTCACATCGGCGGGAAAGAGGTTTGCGTCGGCATCCTCAACGGACGCGCGCTGGGCGCGATCGGCATCGTCTCGCATAACCAGCTCTTCGACTTCGACGCGAAGTACACGGCGGGACAGGCGCACTTTCACGTCCCAGCCAAGCTCTCGGCCGAGCGTTACCGCGGTGTCCTGACCCAGGCCCAGCGGGCCCACCAGGCGCTCGGCTGTAGCGGGGCCACGCGCGTCGACATGATCGTCAGCGATCTCGGCAACGAGTACGTGCTCGAGGTCAACACGCTGCCGGGCCTGACGCCGCGCAGCCTGCTGCCGCGCCTCGGCGAGCACGCGGGTCTGAGCTACGGAGCGCTGGTCGAGGAGATCCTCGCCAGCGCCGCGTTGCGGGCCGGCGCGCGGCCCCGCACCCTCGCCCCCCCCGCGGCGGAGACCGCCTCCGCCGTCGAGGACCTGCGCCGCGCCGCCGCGGCCCGCGCCTGA
- a CDS encoding metallophosphoesterase family protein, translating to MRIGLFSDVHANLEALEAVQRAYERERIDRLVCLGDVVGYGADPQACAEAVRGLAAVTTLGNHDAAVAGRMDYSYYYEAARIALDRHFHQLSTENVEWLRSLPYEHRELGLSYCHGSPINLEEFEYVFAPEQAELLLESYDELARVTFIGHSHLCKAFALPPNDVHEVVATRFVLRENYKYVISVGSVGQPRDYDPRASYTIFDSDEMVFEFKRVEYDVSKAAAKIFDAKLERNFGNRLFLGV from the coding sequence ATGCGCATCGGCCTGTTTTCGGATGTACATGCGAACCTCGAGGCGCTGGAGGCGGTCCAGCGGGCCTATGAGCGCGAGCGCATCGATCGCCTGGTCTGCCTCGGAGATGTGGTGGGCTATGGCGCCGACCCGCAGGCCTGCGCAGAGGCGGTGCGCGGCCTCGCCGCGGTGACCACGCTCGGCAACCATGATGCCGCAGTCGCGGGGCGCATGGATTACTCCTACTACTACGAAGCCGCCCGCATCGCGCTCGACCGTCACTTCCACCAGCTCAGCACGGAGAACGTCGAGTGGCTGCGTTCGCTGCCCTACGAGCACCGCGAGCTCGGGTTGTCCTACTGCCACGGGTCGCCGATCAATCTCGAGGAGTTCGAGTACGTCTTCGCCCCCGAGCAGGCAGAGCTGCTGCTCGAGAGCTACGACGAGCTGGCTCGCGTCACCTTCATCGGGCACTCGCATCTGTGCAAGGCCTTCGCCTTGCCGCCGAACGATGTGCATGAGGTCGTGGCGACCCGCTTCGTCTTGCGTGAGAACTACAAGTACGTGATCTCGGTCGGCAGCGTCGGGCAGCCTCGCGACTACGATCCGCGTGCGAGCTACACCATCTTCGATAGCGACGAGATGGTCTTCGAGTTCAAGCGGGTCGAGTACGACGTCAGCAAGGCCGCGGCGAAGATCTTCGACGCCAAGCTCGAGCGTAACTTCGGCAATCGGCTCTTCCTCGGCGTCTGA